In Micromonospora sp. WMMA1363, a genomic segment contains:
- a CDS encoding alpha/beta fold hydrolase: protein MGEIVVVRDGSGPEVLLVHGGAGPRTTWGAIAPLAARWTLGYVHRRGYPPSPPPQERQDFQVDALDLAPLLVGRPHVVAHSYGVLGTLIAAAAAPGRVRSLTLIEPPLNYLVPDDLEVARLGRIGDAVLTHGMDVDPTELREFLHLAGAPIGDGPLPEDVVASVRRAHGGRPTSEAHPQLDTIRNAGVPVLVASGDHAAALERICDALADALGGTRSVHPGAGHFVAAAPGFAEQLETFLRKSVTW, encoded by the coding sequence GTGGGCGAGATCGTGGTGGTGCGCGATGGCTCGGGGCCGGAGGTCCTGCTGGTGCATGGCGGTGCCGGCCCGCGGACGACGTGGGGCGCTATCGCTCCGCTGGCCGCCCGGTGGACGCTGGGATACGTCCATCGCCGAGGCTATCCGCCGAGTCCCCCACCGCAGGAGCGCCAGGACTTCCAGGTGGACGCCCTGGATCTGGCACCGCTGCTCGTCGGCCGGCCGCACGTTGTCGCCCACTCCTACGGCGTTCTCGGGACGTTGATTGCGGCCGCTGCCGCGCCGGGCCGCGTGCGCTCGCTCACGTTGATCGAGCCACCGCTCAACTACCTTGTCCCTGACGATCTCGAGGTGGCGCGGCTTGGGCGCATCGGCGATGCGGTCCTCACTCACGGGATGGATGTGGACCCGACCGAGCTGCGCGAGTTCCTCCATCTCGCGGGCGCGCCCATCGGGGACGGACCGCTCCCCGAGGACGTGGTTGCCAGCGTTCGGCGGGCGCACGGTGGTCGGCCGACCAGTGAGGCGCACCCGCAGCTTGACACAATCCGGAACGCCGGAGTCCCAGTACTCGTCGCGTCCGGGGACCACGCAGCCGCGCTTGAGCGGATCTGCGACGCTCTCGCGGATGCGCTCGGTGGCACGCGCAGCGTGCATCCGGGCGCTGGTCACTTCGTCGCCGCAGCACCGGGCTTCGCCGAACAGCTGGAGACCTTCCTTCGCAAGAGCGTCACGTGGTGA
- the def gene encoding peptide deformylase, producing MTMRPIRIIGDPVLRTPTEPVTSFDAELRALVADLMDTLLGAPGRAGVAAPQIGVSAQVFVYDADGHRGHLVNPTLKLSDEQQHDDEGCLSIPGLYFPTPRAMHATAHGFDQHGEPLTVAGSGFLARALQHETDHLVGRLYVDTLRGETRRRALREIRAGRFDSPRR from the coding sequence ATGACGATGCGCCCAATCCGGATCATCGGCGACCCGGTACTGCGGACCCCCACCGAACCGGTGACCAGCTTCGACGCCGAGCTGCGCGCACTGGTCGCCGACCTGATGGACACCCTGCTCGGTGCGCCCGGCCGGGCCGGCGTAGCCGCCCCGCAAATCGGCGTCAGCGCGCAGGTGTTCGTCTACGACGCCGACGGGCACCGCGGCCACCTGGTCAACCCCACCCTGAAGCTGTCCGACGAGCAGCAGCACGACGACGAGGGCTGCCTGTCCATCCCCGGTCTGTACTTCCCGACCCCACGGGCGATGCACGCCACCGCTCACGGCTTCGACCAGCACGGCGAACCGCTGACCGTCGCCGGCTCCGGATTCCTCGCCCGCGCCCTGCAACACGAGACGGACCACCTCGTCGGGCGCCTCTACGTCGACACACTGCGCGGCGAAACCCGCCGTCGAGCGCTGCGGGAGATCCGCGCCGGCCGCTTCGACTCACCCCGCCGGTAG
- a CDS encoding chorismate-binding protein, protein MRRVESTERTRRLGPDVMRALPRGMVDTPPGAPAGCRRSLTELARWEWRPADGGDPAAHAQEFLAAHGLAAADLTRPVGGHTPTGVCGAALYVSAAAGAAITAGGVRRAAGAANPATTLPEVAVVVYGHTAAPAPTRRPATDWRLDAWTESWTERQHADAVRAVQTAIGRGDVYQVNLVGHAAAPYTGDPLPVLARLGTLPGARYGGTLSGPGWAIGCASPETLVEVTGGRVLTRPIKGTRPATPTGRTELLASAKERAEHVMIVDLKRNDLARVARTGSVRVDELFAVRRWCDLWQAESTVSATIGDGLGLADLLRAVCPGGSVTGAPKLAALKQIAALEPVGRGASMGALGWVAPGRVNLGLTIRTVAADADRLHLWAGGGITWDSDPDAEVAEAAAKSAPVRATLAAG, encoded by the coding sequence GTGCGGCGTGTGGAATCCACTGAACGGACGAGACGGCTTGGACCAGACGTCATGAGAGCGCTCCCGCGGGGGATGGTCGACACGCCCCCCGGGGCGCCGGCCGGCTGCCGCCGTAGCCTCACCGAATTGGCCCGCTGGGAATGGCGGCCCGCCGACGGCGGCGACCCCGCCGCACACGCCCAGGAGTTCCTCGCCGCACACGGCCTGGCCGCCGCCGACCTCACCCGCCCGGTCGGCGGCCACACCCCCACCGGTGTGTGCGGAGCCGCCCTGTACGTCTCCGCCGCCGCCGGCGCGGCCATCACCGCCGGCGGGGTTCGCCGCGCCGCCGGCGCGGCGAACCCCGCGACGACGCTGCCCGAGGTCGCCGTCGTCGTCTACGGCCACACCGCCGCGCCCGCACCGACCCGCCGGCCCGCCACCGACTGGAGGCTGGACGCCTGGACGGAGAGCTGGACCGAACGTCAGCACGCCGACGCCGTGCGCGCCGTGCAGACCGCCATCGGACGCGGCGACGTCTACCAGGTCAACCTCGTCGGGCACGCCGCCGCCCCCTACACCGGTGACCCGCTGCCGGTCCTCGCGCGCCTCGGGACGCTGCCCGGCGCCCGCTACGGCGGCACCCTCTCCGGCCCCGGCTGGGCCATCGGCTGCGCCTCCCCGGAGACGCTGGTCGAGGTCACCGGCGGGCGGGTACTCACCCGACCGATCAAGGGCACCCGACCGGCCACCCCCACCGGCCGGACCGAACTGCTCGCCTCGGCCAAGGAACGCGCCGAACACGTCATGATCGTCGACCTCAAGCGCAACGACCTGGCCCGCGTCGCCCGCACCGGCAGCGTCCGCGTCGACGAGCTGTTCGCCGTACGCCGCTGGTGCGACCTGTGGCAGGCCGAATCCACCGTGTCGGCCACCATCGGCGACGGGCTCGGTTTGGCCGACCTGCTCCGCGCCGTGTGCCCCGGCGGGTCCGTCACCGGCGCGCCGAAGCTCGCCGCCCTGAAGCAGATCGCCGCCCTGGAGCCCGTCGGCCGCGGCGCCAGCATGGGCGCACTCGGCTGGGTCGCCCCCGGCCGGGTCAACCTCGGCCTGACCATCCGCACCGTCGCGGCCGACGCCGACCGGCTGCACCTGTGGGCCGGCGGCGGGATCACCTGGGACAGCGACCCGGATGCCGAGGTCGCCGAAGCCGCCGCGAAGTCGGCCCCGGTCCGCGCCACCCTGGCCGCTGGCTGA
- a CDS encoding TSUP family transporter produces the protein MDLDPVALTTLLAVAALAGWVDAVVGGGGLLLLPALLLGAPGMPVATALGTNKLAAIAGTSTAAVTYARRTKLDWAVAGPAAGLAVLCAGLGAVLAGAVPPAAYRPVVLVVLLAVAVFVVARPRLGVVAQPQRRTRVRMVAAVAVAGVGVALYDGLIGPGTGTFLVLAFTALVGADFVHGSAMAKVVNAGTNLGALVVFAAIGHVWWLLGAAMAVCNVAGAMLGARMALRRGSGFVRLVLLVVVLALVVRLGYDQWVG, from the coding sequence GTGGACCTGGACCCGGTGGCACTGACCACGTTACTCGCCGTTGCCGCGCTTGCTGGCTGGGTGGACGCGGTTGTTGGCGGTGGTGGTCTGCTGTTGCTGCCGGCGCTGCTGCTGGGGGCGCCGGGAATGCCGGTGGCGACGGCGTTGGGCACGAACAAGCTGGCGGCGATCGCGGGCACGTCGACCGCGGCGGTGACCTATGCGCGGCGGACCAAGCTGGACTGGGCGGTGGCCGGTCCGGCGGCGGGTCTGGCGGTGTTGTGCGCGGGGCTGGGCGCGGTGTTGGCCGGGGCGGTGCCGCCGGCGGCGTACCGGCCGGTGGTGCTGGTGGTGCTGCTGGCGGTGGCGGTGTTCGTGGTGGCCCGGCCACGGCTGGGGGTAGTGGCGCAGCCGCAGCGGCGCACCCGGGTCCGGATGGTGGCAGCGGTCGCGGTGGCCGGGGTGGGCGTCGCCCTGTACGACGGGTTGATCGGGCCGGGCACGGGCACCTTCCTGGTGCTGGCGTTCACCGCGCTGGTGGGCGCGGACTTCGTGCACGGGTCGGCGATGGCGAAGGTGGTCAACGCGGGCACGAATCTGGGTGCGCTGGTGGTGTTCGCCGCGATCGGGCACGTGTGGTGGCTGCTGGGGGCCGCGATGGCGGTGTGCAACGTCGCGGGGGCGATGCTCGGGGCGCGGATGGCGTTGCGTCGCGGGTCCGGGTTCGTGCGGCTGGTGCTGCTGGTGGTGGTGCTGGCGTTGGTCGTCAGGCTCGGCTATGACCAGTGGGTGGGCTGA
- the gcvP gene encoding aminomethyl-transferring glycine dehydrogenase yields the protein MTAEQFAARHVGPDPDDERRMLDVVGHGTIDELMDAAIPEVIRWQGTLDLPEPATEHDALTELRALAARNTVAVSMIGLGYHGTHTPAVIRRNVLENPAWYTAYTPYQPEISQGRLEALLNFQTMVTDLTGLATANASMLDEGTAAAEAMTLARRASRSRSSVYVVDADTLPQTVAVIRGRAEPLGIDVRVLDLDVEELPAEFFGLHLQYPGASGAVRDHAGLVGAAHTAGALVTVAADLLALTLLRPPGEMGVDIAAGTTQRFGVPMGFGGPHAGYLAVRAGLERMLPGRLVGVSRDADGNPAYRLALQTREQHIRREKATSNICTAQVLLAVMAGMYAVYHGPAGLRAIATRTHEMAARLAAGLRAGGVVVADVAFFDTVTATVPGRAAEVVAAAAADNVNLRLVDADRVGISCDETTTDAHVQVVWAAFGVPAFDGAVGSHLPAGLARTSQTLTHPVFHSHRSETAMLRYLRRLAGFDYALDRGMIPLGSCTMKLNATTEMEPVSWAEFAHIHPFAPATQTTGYREMIAQLEGWLAEVTGYDAVSVQPNAGSQGELAGLLAIRAWHRDRGEGHRDVCLIPSSAHGTNAASAVMAGMRVVVVGCDAGGNIDLIDLDAKIDKHRDALAGIMVTYPSTHGVYETGIASLCAKIHDAGGQVYVDGANLNALVGFAKPGRFGADVSHLNLHKTFCIPHGGGGPGVGPVAVRAHLAPFLPGDPLAAGDGAPAISAAPYGSAGILPIPWAYLRMMGASGLARATGVAVLAANYVAARLRGHFPVLYAGNKGLVAHECILDLRPLTKATGVNVDDVAKRLVDYGFHAPTMSFPVAGTLMVEPTESEDLAELDRFCDAMIAIRAEIDKVRSGEWPADDNPLVNAPHTAAMVSGDEWPHRYPRSVGAYPGAVDRAGKYWPPVRRIDGAYGDRNLVCSCLAPEAFEN from the coding sequence ATGACCGCAGAGCAGTTCGCCGCCCGCCACGTCGGCCCCGACCCGGACGACGAACGCCGGATGCTGGACGTCGTCGGCCACGGCACGATCGACGAGCTGATGGACGCGGCGATCCCCGAGGTGATCCGCTGGCAGGGCACCCTCGACCTGCCGGAGCCCGCCACCGAGCACGACGCGCTCACCGAGCTGCGCGCCCTGGCCGCCCGCAACACCGTCGCCGTGTCCATGATCGGGCTCGGCTACCACGGCACCCACACGCCGGCGGTGATCCGCCGCAACGTGCTGGAGAACCCGGCCTGGTACACGGCGTACACCCCGTATCAGCCGGAGATCAGCCAGGGCCGTCTCGAGGCGCTGCTGAACTTCCAGACCATGGTGACCGATTTGACCGGCCTGGCCACCGCGAACGCCTCGATGCTCGACGAAGGCACCGCGGCGGCCGAGGCGATGACTCTGGCCCGCCGCGCGTCCAGGAGTAGGAGCAGTGTGTACGTGGTCGACGCGGACACCCTGCCGCAGACCGTCGCGGTGATCAGGGGTCGGGCGGAGCCGCTCGGCATCGACGTGCGGGTGCTCGACCTCGACGTCGAGGAGCTGCCGGCGGAGTTCTTCGGCCTGCACCTACAGTATCCGGGCGCGTCCGGGGCGGTCCGCGACCACGCGGGTCTGGTCGGGGCCGCCCACACCGCCGGTGCGCTGGTGACCGTGGCAGCGGACCTGCTGGCGCTGACCCTGCTGCGTCCGCCCGGCGAGATGGGCGTGGACATCGCCGCCGGCACCACCCAGCGGTTCGGCGTCCCCATGGGGTTCGGGGGGCCGCACGCCGGCTACCTGGCGGTGCGGGCGGGGCTGGAGCGGATGCTGCCCGGCCGGCTGGTCGGCGTGTCCAGGGACGCCGACGGCAACCCGGCGTACCGACTGGCGCTGCAGACCCGCGAGCAGCACATCCGGCGGGAGAAGGCGACCAGCAACATCTGCACCGCGCAGGTGCTGCTCGCGGTGATGGCCGGCATGTACGCCGTCTACCACGGCCCGGCCGGGCTGCGGGCGATCGCGACTCGTACGCACGAGATGGCGGCGCGGCTCGCGGCCGGGCTGCGCGCCGGCGGCGTGGTGGTCGCGGACGTGGCGTTCTTCGACACCGTGACCGCGACCGTACCCGGCCGGGCCGCCGAGGTGGTGGCCGCGGCGGCGGCGGACAACGTCAACCTGCGGCTGGTCGACGCCGACCGGGTGGGGATCTCCTGCGACGAGACCACCACGGATGCGCACGTGCAGGTGGTGTGGGCGGCGTTCGGGGTGCCGGCGTTCGACGGGGCGGTCGGCTCCCACCTGCCCGCCGGGCTGGCCCGCACGTCGCAGACGCTCACCCACCCGGTGTTCCACAGCCACCGCTCCGAGACGGCGATGCTGCGCTACCTGCGGCGGTTGGCCGGCTTCGACTACGCCCTGGACCGGGGCATGATCCCGCTGGGCTCGTGCACGATGAAGCTCAACGCCACCACGGAGATGGAGCCGGTGAGCTGGGCGGAGTTCGCGCACATTCACCCGTTCGCACCGGCCACCCAGACCACCGGCTACCGGGAGATGATCGCCCAGTTGGAGGGTTGGCTGGCCGAGGTGACCGGTTACGACGCGGTCAGCGTCCAGCCCAACGCCGGCTCGCAGGGGGAACTGGCGGGGCTGCTGGCGATCCGGGCGTGGCACCGCGACCGCGGCGAGGGGCACCGGGACGTGTGCCTGATCCCGTCGTCGGCGCACGGCACCAACGCCGCCTCCGCGGTGATGGCGGGGATGCGGGTGGTCGTGGTCGGCTGCGACGCCGGCGGCAACATCGACCTGATCGATCTGGACGCGAAGATCGACAAGCATCGGGACGCGCTCGCCGGGATCATGGTGACGTACCCGTCGACGCACGGCGTGTACGAGACGGGCATCGCGTCGCTGTGCGCGAAGATCCACGACGCGGGCGGACAGGTGTATGTCGACGGCGCGAACCTCAACGCGCTGGTCGGGTTCGCCAAGCCGGGGAGGTTCGGGGCGGACGTGTCACACCTGAACCTGCACAAGACGTTCTGCATTCCGCACGGCGGCGGCGGGCCCGGCGTGGGCCCGGTGGCCGTGCGGGCACACCTGGCGCCCTTCCTCCCCGGCGACCCGCTCGCCGCCGGAGACGGCGCGCCGGCGATCTCCGCGGCGCCGTACGGGTCGGCGGGAATCCTGCCGATCCCGTGGGCGTACCTGCGGATGATGGGCGCGTCCGGGCTGGCCCGGGCCACCGGGGTGGCGGTGCTCGCGGCGAACTACGTGGCGGCGCGGCTGCGCGGTCACTTCCCGGTGCTGTACGCGGGTAACAAGGGCCTGGTGGCCCACGAGTGCATCCTCGACCTGCGGCCGTTGACGAAGGCGACCGGGGTGAACGTCGACGACGTGGCGAAGCGGCTGGTCGACTACGGCTTCCACGCGCCGACGATGTCCTTTCCGGTGGCGGGCACGCTGATGGTGGAGCCGACCGAGAGTGAGGACCTGGCCGAGCTGGACCGGTTCTGTGACGCGATGATCGCGATCCGGGCGGAGATCGACAAGGTGCGGTCAGGGGAGTGGCCCGCTGACGACAACCCGCTGGTCAACGCGCCGCACACGGCGGCGATGGTGTCGGGTGACGAGTGGCCGCACCGGTACCCGCGGTCGGTGGGCGCCTACCCCGGCGCCGTCGACCGGGCGGGGAAGTACTGGCCGCCGGTGCGGCGCATCGACGGCGCGTACGGGGACCGGAACCTGGTCTGTTCATGCTTGGCACCGGAGGCGTTCGAGAACTGA
- a CDS encoding DUF5999 family protein, whose translation MCQHRPTCPSAEATDRDAARVIACFPEQGWSLLCNGVILFEDTGELLPDGRTIAPHRGPARHALVA comes from the coding sequence ATGTGCCAGCACCGACCCACCTGCCCCTCCGCCGAAGCGACCGACCGGGACGCCGCCAGAGTCATCGCCTGCTTCCCTGAGCAGGGCTGGAGCCTGCTCTGCAACGGAGTCATCCTATTCGAGGACACCGGCGAGCTGCTCCCGGACGGGCGCACGATCGCCCCGCACCGTGGCCCGGCCCGCCACGCCCTCGTCGCCTGA
- a CDS encoding endonuclease/exonuclease/phosphatase family protein — protein sequence MRLVTFNLLHGRSLTDGLVDPDRLTAAVSALDADILALQEVDRDQSRSGKLDLTAIAARALHAPEHHFAAAVVGTPGEQFRPLTHDDDGHGEPRYGVGLVTRHPVTTWRVTRLKPAPVRSPVYVPGPGGGLILLRDEPRVVLAAVLTTPHGPLTVAATHLSFVPGWNAYQLRQTVRALRTLPAPRILLGDLNLPAGAARLLTGWCPLGRRPTYPAGQPRVQLDHILADRHGLALLPPVTAVRTPLSTISDHRPLIVDLG from the coding sequence GTGCGCCTGGTCACCTTCAACCTCCTACACGGCCGGTCCCTCACCGACGGGCTCGTCGACCCCGACCGGCTCACCGCCGCCGTCAGCGCACTCGACGCCGACATCCTCGCCCTGCAGGAGGTCGACCGCGACCAGAGCCGCAGCGGCAAGCTCGACCTGACCGCCATCGCCGCCCGCGCCCTCCACGCCCCCGAGCACCACTTCGCCGCCGCCGTCGTCGGCACCCCCGGCGAACAGTTCCGCCCGCTCACCCACGACGACGACGGCCACGGAGAACCCCGCTACGGCGTCGGACTGGTCACCCGACACCCCGTCACCACCTGGCGGGTTACCCGTTTGAAGCCCGCACCCGTCCGCTCACCCGTCTACGTGCCCGGCCCCGGCGGCGGGCTCATCCTGCTACGCGACGAACCCCGCGTCGTGCTCGCCGCCGTGCTCACCACCCCCCACGGCCCGCTCACCGTCGCCGCCACCCACCTGTCGTTCGTGCCCGGCTGGAACGCCTACCAACTCCGGCAGACCGTCCGCGCGCTGCGCACCCTGCCGGCGCCGCGGATCCTCCTCGGTGACCTCAACCTGCCCGCCGGCGCTGCCCGGCTACTCACCGGCTGGTGCCCGCTAGGCCGCCGCCCCACCTACCCGGCAGGCCAACCCCGCGTCCAACTCGACCACATCCTCGCCGACCGCCACGGCCTCGCGTTGCTCCCGCCGGTCACCGCTGTACGCACCCCCCTGTCGACCATCTCCGACCACCGGCCACTGATCGTCGACCTCGGCTAG